ctgctcagaTATCCAGAGTACAGCTGGCTGATAGGTGAAAAAGGAAACTTGCATGGTTTTCTGGGGTCCTTTAaaagggagtggaggggcaaCTACTGTACTTTGCATCACAATATTTTGATTCACAGTATGGATCTCTGTGGATTTACTGGCAAATTCCAAGATGAGGTAAGTTATTTTAACCAAGGTTGTTCACACTTAAccccactgattttttttagtctgATAAATTTGGGTTCTTTAAGATCTTTGGATATACACGCTtgtttaaaaagacaaaactcaAAAGATTGAGGGTTTTGTGGTAGTAAAGATGTTTTCCCATATACCTTACATTTAATCTAGTATTTATCTTGTAGAATGCTTCATAATGAAGAGCTTTCCTCGCTGGCCTTATAGgagaagttatttttcatgtttctttgaattattttgCACTAACTATTCAATACTGATTATTTTAGCTGATGGAGTTAAGGTATGCAAATGAAGCTTTCTGATGTGTGTTAAGGGCCACTGAACTGATGCTGGGAGAAAAACAGGTGTTGGGAAACAAACtcagaaaagtgagaaaaaaaatggaacagatCAAAAAAGGTAAGTAGATGAAATAGctgaaaaggtatttttaagtGCCTTCCTTGTTCCCAGAGGCTGGGATGGGTAGATCCTAATGGCAACCAGCCTTTATGGGAGTGTGGGGCTGCTTGCAAACTCTGGTAcaggctgctgccctgcctctgCTTGCAGTACTGAGGCCTGGGATTTTAAGGTGTTAATGTCCTCCACTGTATGCATAGACATAGCTGGGATCAAGTGACAAATGAAGGCaaatactttaaagaaatactttgaGGAAATCCTCTGTCTCACCTCTATGGGTTTCCTTTAAAAGCAGAGAGGGCATGTCTGTTTAACAGGTATTATTTAGCCCACCTTCGATGAATTATGCAGCACTAAAAATACCTGACTCTGCATGTGTCAAGTTGTCAGAGATTGATGCGGTTTGCAAGGTGGACAAAATACGATTATAAATGGGGAAAATACATGTAGACTCCTGAGGTCAGAAGGAACTGCTGCGTTGTAGTCTGGCCCCATGTATTCAGTGGGCCTGTTGTTCTGGTGCTAAGCCATATCCCAGCTGGTTCTTCAAGGCTGAATTGTCTGTTGGTTACTCCCAGACAGTACTGCATGCACCACAGCTCTTTCCATGAGTAAGGTTTACACACAGTCAATGTTCAGGCTCTTTTTTGAAGAGGAGAATGTCAGCTCTCTGGACTTATTTTATGGAACCTTTTTTCACCCCTTTCTAGAACACTTCCTAGTGGAGCATTAGGTCTAGTAGTCTCACCAGTGTTGTTTGGAAAGGTGATCTTGCTTTCCTATTCCCGCTTAATATTAACCTCTGAAACTTCTCGTGACTGATCTACTTGCTTTACTGTGTTCACATTGACATGTTTTTTTTGTCCCCTCTGTAAATCAGTTTGAAGCACACTGTACATAAAAGGTAATATGTGAACAATTTATCTTGATCAGTCTTAATGGTTTTCAACTGATCACCAGTGCAATTCAGAAGTAGTGTATTCTTTTTACTGTCCTGTTAGGCTTTGTTAACCGCTGACTTCAATAATAAAAGTCCTAAGGTTATGGCTACCAATAGAAACACTGGGCCAAGACTTGACCCTAATGGGATGGGATCCTCTTAGTCCTGGCCCTGTTAGGAAACACTAGTGAACTACTAGTCTGGTAACTGAGTCAGTGAGTTGATCTTTAATCCCTTCTACCATGTGCACTGTTTATGCTGTGTATAGTTAAATCCTTTAAATCCAAGTAGAGGGTACTAAGTCAATCACTTGGAGATGAATCTAAATGTCTCCTACAGTTGCTTTTGTTAATTAGAGTTGCAATCTCAGTACACAGAAGTAATGTCTTTGAAAAGAACATCTTACCATGACAACACACTGATAacaattttcctttgcttttatttcttgggCAGTAGAATTTCTTACCTTAATCCCTTGTTTTGTCTACAATTCATAAAATGTTGATCAACACTTCTttggcatttttgttttctgagagaGGACTGTTACCAGTATTTCAGATAATTCAGTTCCTTACTATTCCAGAAGTAAGTGGTAAGGacctttttcttctggaaatctTGTAGttaatttagtttaattttagCAAATGAAACTTTACATTTGTCTTCATTATGGCTGTGAAACTTTAATATCTGATTCATCCTGCTTTCTTCcaaaaagagaacattttgttGAACATGTCTAACCCTTCTCTATCCCTGTTTATGGTTTTGCTATCTATTCTGCTCTCTATGCATATTTCACTCccaatgtatattttaataatcctctatttttaactgcaaaagCAAAGAGTGAGTTTGCCTAGGAGCTAAGTGATGACAAGCCTTGCGTTGTGAGCCAGAAATAGTTACCTGTGTCAGGAGCACCCGCTGCACCAGATCTGCAGCGAGATTTAACCTGTTAGCTCCCGGGCGTGGCACTGCTGTCTGTGCCCAGCTCCCCAGTCCTGCCCGTGAGGAGAAGGCAGGGCAACAAGCGGGGCACTGACAGCATCCACAGGTTTGCTTATCCCAAGCTGGGGCACCGGTTTGCTGGGAGAAGCTGGATTTCCTTGCTCCCAGGACTGCTGTGTATCAAGGCTAAGGCTATTACAGCAGTTTCTGCAGCAGATGCACAGGCACCTGAGGTGTGGTTTGTTGTCCAGCTGCGCTGGTCGAGGGCAGGACTGCCTGGTGGGTACCCTACAAAGCACCATCTGTCATCCATCTCTTCTCCCTCATTTCCCGACCCTCCTTTCTCACCCCCTTCCTCCGTTTTGCCGCACCTCCCCTCCCGTGAGGTATTTCTGACACCATAGCAAGGCAGGGGCACGAGTACCGTAACCCCGCGGGCCCTCCAGCCCCTATTCCCCCTCCACATCCGCCGGGCCCAGGCTCCCCTCACGCCCCCGACCCCACCCCGCGGCCGCCTcccccggcgccgcccgcccggccgtGAGGACGGTGCCAGCCGCGCTGCGCCACGGGCGGAGTGCCGCGCTGCCAGCCCGCCGCCATGTTGTGCCGCCTCGCCTCGGCGGGCAGGTGAGAGCCGGGGGGAGAGGCAGCGCCGTGCCAGCCGCTCGGCTGCGGcagcgggggcggccgggcagcCCTCGGCTTCCGTGGCCGAGCCGCGGGagggcggggaggcggcggcggagggctCGTCCCCtgctctctcttctccccccGCCATTTCGGGGGGCCGCTGGCGGTCGTCCCTCCCTGTCGCCCCCCGTGCACCCCTGCCGGGGGGCTCTGTCGCCTGGCTCGGTGCTGCCGGATCGCAATGGTGCTGCTCCTCGCCCTGGCCGCGCGGTTTTGTCCCTCATCTACGCCAAGGTCACCGGCGGAGGGGCCCTAGTAGCCGCCCTTCCTCCCGGCCCTGCGTGGTTCCTGTCGTGGGGGGAGCGTTTCCTCGTGTGTCGTTAAAACGTGGGGTGTGAAACAGGAAAGCGGAGCCTGTGGTGTTTTCTTTGCCGGGCATCACCGCTTTCCACTGCCCTGTTTTCACGCAGCCTGAGGCTCTCTGGTACCTGCTGTGGGGACGGTGTTTCTGCTGGGGCGCACCAAAGAGATGGTAATACAGGGCACGTTCTGCCTTGGGAACCCTGTGGTTCAGTTTTCaacctttttatcttttaatgcAGAGACCTTTtggatggggagggagagagacttAACAGGGACGTTTTGGCTTCTGCTTGTAATCGGTATCGATTAGTTGGAGCTGTGCATGTCGGTGTTGCTGCTGGCTTTCCcttgctcccccccccgccccaggaGTGTCTTTGCAGTGGCTTGGAGGATGTGGTTTGAGGAGTGTCAGCTTTACCCTGCAAAGCCCCGTACCTGTGACCTTTATGTGCGTTCATCTTTGCAATTAAACCACAGAGTGTTATTGCTCTGAGCTCTTGAAAAATGGGAATTCAGCTTCTTTATCTAAGACAACACCTTGCGTATTTACAGCAGCTGATCGTAACGGTCATTTCAGTCTGCTGAAGTGTTAAAGCACCGAGTAAGACATcctccttctgttttttctctcctagaAGCAGGGCCAACCTGATAGCACCTCTGGGGTGCTTGGTGTCTAGGCAAAAGCACACGCTTCCTGACCTGCCGTATGACTATGGCGCTCTGGAACCTCACATTAACGCAGAGATCATGCAGCTGCACCACAGCAAGCACCATGCCACCTACGTGAACAACCTGAACGTTGCggaggaaaaatacaaagaggCACTGGCAAAAGGTTTGTGTATCCACAGTCAACAGATGAGATGGAAGCTAGTTTACGCAGATGATATGatatggggaagaaaaaggacaatttctttctacaggaaatagtttttttaaacatttttggattatatatttcattcaaccttgcctttttccttttgttttttaataaagtgaAATGTAACTAGGATCAAGCTTGTGTGGTGGGCTTCAGCGTTGCTAGTAACTGGAAAGTAGGGTTAGCCAAAAGCCTGAGTACTGCCCTCTGTAGTACTGTAAAATATGGAGAAACTGTATTGACTTGTGGATTTAGTCCACATTTACACTAGTAACTGGAACCAAAGACAGCATCAATAGGAAGTTGCAGTCATTTTACTGAATAAATACTTTGTAGTGAAAGGTACGTAAAGTAGAATTTGTGTGCTTTGACAGTTCTCACATCAGATGCTTTGCTGATTCTTGTGAAGAAATCTTAGTCCTGTACAAATGAATATAAGGCAAACATCCATGCGATACCCAGTGAAGAGAGTTGAATTTTGTTGTCAGTATGCCACTGAATCAAATTAAGGGGTCATGTAGCTCATGTGCCAGTATGAGGAACTGAAATACATAGCAAGAggtaatggatttttttttgttaatatttcaaATTGAATCTTGAGATACACTGACTTTTGTAAAAACTTTACGGTTGTTTTAGCCAAACCACAGTGAAAACacatgaaatgcttttttaaagacTCCTTTCAGCCTTTAAGTTGGACTGATGAGAAtatgtgaaatatatttatatatctttttaaggaggcagaatatttttgttctttagtaGTGATCTTTCTGAAGAGCTTCAGTTTATGTCTAAAAGGTGATTAGTTTATAGACTTACTTATGCCTTGTTGCTGAGTTGCTCCACAGTGTAATTTTGTTTGGGCTTGGATGAAAGTGTGAAAATTGTTCATGTCTGAGTAATCTTGAGCCCTGTAGCCCCTGACATATACCAGTGTGCTTGAATATAGGACGTTGATTACTTGTGAAAGTTTAGAGATTTTCAAGTGGCTATGTAAgcctaaaaataaattgtgccATTTAAATTCTAATGAGATTTGATTAAGAATCGTGCAATCAAGATTGCGGCTTTGTCCTAACAGTGGTGGATCTGGGAAAATTGTCTTGCAGAGATTAATTATTGCAGCTGAGGAGGGAAACAAAACTATAAGAAATCAGTATATCTACTGCTCATGTTAATAGTGCTGTATAATGACTAAGGCTTCAGCCACTAGTGAAGGCAGAATTTCTGGTTGGCAGAGACATCTGCAGTGCTGTGGATCCTCtgaggtattttaaaaaaatactgtcagtTGATAGGCTTTCATCACTTGGTCTTGGTGACAGTATTTCTAGAGGTAGAACTTAATCTTTCCATAAGGATTTTGCTGCCAGTATTTTGCAGTGTATTGTGGTTGTCATGCACATCAAAGCCAGACAAATATTTGCTTatactgtttgtgtgtgtgtgtgttgggttGGCTTTTTTACTGCAGTGATAGCACAGTATGCAGAGAGTGGTATTTTGACCCTCATTAGAAAGACTAGTAAGACCAGGCTTTAGGAAAGGGCAGAGTCTGAACTGCCCCCTAATTCTGTCAGTAATGTCATTCTTTCCCCATACTTAAAAATTGAGCCTGGCCAAAactttttgcacagcatttcaCTGTTAGGTTACACAACACATCTATTCACTATATCACATCTATCCCTGTCACATCTATTCACTATCTCTTCTGGATAACAGAACCTTGGCAATGGCTTCTGTTCAGCAATAGGAGATGAAGTAATCTCTTTAGATTATCTTTAACATGTTCTTAACCTATCTATATCTGTTTAGACAACTATAAAGCTTTCTTGAGCGGAGTCCATTTGCTTGTGTTGTCGGTTCTTCTGAAAATGAGTATGCACCTCTGTGACAGGATCCAGCATGGGAAGTAATAACTTTATTCCAGAAAGCTTTCAGCGTAATCTGGTTCTGATTACTGGTTCATCAAAACGTGCAGGATTTTGCCAATTGAAAGAAATAAcgttgaaatatattttcattgaaaatttaTGCCCACCAGaatttcatgttcttttctGACAGTTGACCTATGACCTATGGTGCTTTACTTAGCTGCTCTACGAAGGGAAGGAGTGACTCTTAGTAGACTGAGAAACTGAGCTGACAAGTCTCTTGAGCACTACATCTAAGCTGTCTGTCTTGGTTTACTGAATCATCCTGTGTGGCTGTGTTGAGTGCAGTAGGCTGGAGGGGGCCTCATATACAAGTAGATTTGAAGATACGTTGCAGTAGCTTATGGGCAAGTTACTTTTGTCCATCACCTTTTCCAGTGCCAAGTTCAGCAGGACAATTTTGACAGCACCCCAAATACTGTGTTTTAAGAACAGCAATCAAATGCTGTCTCAGCGTCATAGTGGTCCTGGCTTCTTCTAGGGTATGGTATCATAAACAATAATGAAGGTGTTTAAAATGTCCTGGGTTATTTTTGGATTCCTGGCTTGTGATATCGTGGGTATGTTCTGGATTAACTTAGTTTCTTAAAGGCATGCAAAATTCAAGGAAAATGTCTTGAAGATGCTGTTTGACTGGTTATAAGAGATGTCTCATCCTTCACTTGATACCTGAATGCAGAAATAGTGTTTGTACTGGCTGCTTTGGATGCTTTATTCCAGTCCTGTCCCTGTCTGGTTTTGTTGCTCTGGGTGTGGTTATGACTGGAGTTGCAGAGGCCACGTAGTAGTTACACACTCTCTTTTAACTTagagatatttttctgaatgagagaaaaatcaatCTGTATTGCACTTGAAAGTGAATTCCTGTAGGAACAAAATTATTCTTAAGAAAATTTTATGGAAAACTGTTTAGTTTTTGCATCTTAAGGAAACTCTTTACAATAACAGCGATCATTTCCAGCAAAAATTAAGTCGAAGATGCGTGATTGAGCattactgtaatttattttaacaaagcaTTGAAGTCTGTATTTTGGGGAGATTTGTGAGTCATAGTGGAACTTAACAGCTTCATCCAGATACTTTATTTGTATGAGACTTACCAAGGTCATTATGGTTTCTTAAGGGTATGAGGAAATGCTGGGAACTTGGAATCCTGTATTCAAACCTTAGTAACAGGTGCGCTGCTGCTTTGTGACGTGTCTTCACGTCTGTCCTAGGATGACTCACTTATTCCTATAGGAAGATTTCTACCACTCATTCCTGAAAGTGAGTGGGGGAAACAGCTGCCCGCACCGGTGACTTATTCGAGAATGTACTGGAATGGTGGAAAAAGCTTCAAAAACTTGTGCAATGTTccagttattttaaaagccaaaataGCATGCAAAACACTCATGTTAAAATGGTGCAACACGATTCAAAGACATAAGGCAGCAATGAATTCTTTAAGGAATATGACATGTTtcggagggggaggagggatgtGCAAGGTTGTCTGACCTTGGGTGGTATGAGTGTTATGTGCAGGGCTGGAAACAAGGGTTAGCATTACACGTGCACTGCTTAGATGTGCTGTGGATACTTCTAGATGGACTTCtggtctttgtttttctcttgaagTTAAAACCTGCTTGGACTCGGGAGTTCACCTGTATTAAACAGTGGTATTTGGAGGAGAGGTTTCAGATGCAGAGTTCTTCATGTTGAGTAAAATGTTCTGGGTCATCACATCTCTTCCAAAAACAATCAATCAAaacagcacccccccccccccccccccccccccccccaaaaaaaaaaaaaggaaagaaaaattggaGGGAGAGGAACATTTTGGTTTGTGCTGACTGTACTCATCAACTTTGTCTGGAGCACAAACTGTTCACCCTGTTCAAGatgtttaaaaagtttaaaaattcaCAGTGGGCAAATCAATGACTTAAAGGGTGAATAGTGTTCTTGTCTAGTAATGGTAATACTGAGCAATTTACAAGTGCTAGGTCCTTAATGCATTCTGGCTATTCTGGTTGCTTTATTTAGCTGTAGAATGGCAGTAGATACTTCGGTACTGTATATGTAGTGTGAGTTGCCTGAGAGGTGCAATATTGGCAGATCGCATATAGGACAAGCAAAAGATAAGACACATTTAATGCAGTTTGTCAGTGACTATCTAAAATATGAGTAGCAGTCACAAACCCCCTTATCTTTTCCATAGATGTGTTAAAGGCTAGTAAGACTTGAAAAATGTTGGGTATTGATGGAGGCCTAGTGGCAATTTAGTGTCTACTGTGGCGCTGATCTTTTTAtttgtctaattttttttatcttctgcaTCCCTAGGTGATGTTACAGCTCAGGTGTCGCTTCAGCCTGCACTGAAGTTCAATGGTGGGGGTCATATCAATCACACCATCTTCTGGACAAACCTTTCACCTAATGGAGGAGGAGAGCCTAAAGGTTAGTGCTTGTTATGATGGTTTATTGAGTCAATTTTAATTGACCAGCAGAActgatgatatttttttttctttggaagaggctaaatctttatttttttcagaattaatttgcctttttataTGACAATTACCATAATTCTGAGGAAGTCAGGGCCTTTTGAAGGCAAGGTAAAAATTCAAAAAGCTAGTTCTGTGCTAAGtgtatttaatttctaaagCTGATTACATGTACATTGCAAAATACTTGGCTATTGCTGTATATGTCCTTTCCATCTTCATAAGAGAAAATAGTTATCCAGAGCTGTGGTAATTAAGTTCATGTACATGTACTCAGCTTtaacagaaagggaagaaatgtgcTGCAGACCACCCAGCCTAGTGACTGGATTTATGCTCCATTTTCAAGTAGGGATAGTTTAACAGTTAAAACCtaaaggaagaaatccttttgAGAGGATAGAGGAGTGATAACCTCCAAGTGGCCTGCAATTAAATTAGCGGCCCTATAATAAAGATCTCACAAAAGCTGTTGTGGTAAACTTCAAAGTTTTTGAATCAAGTGTATATGCCCATCTATAGACCGGTGGGCTTCAGGTGCATAAAATTTCAAAGCTGAAATTTCTTCTAGTAGTTCAGCAGTTCTGTCCATTTCTGATGGAGCTTTTTCCAGGTGGCATTATCAGGAAAGGTGTTTTAAAGCCTTGcctttgtctctttctgtctgcTTGCGCTCTCAAGCGGGTTTGGACAGGATTGTTAATTAACGATGCATCTATTTTGTCTAGCCAGTTCCTTCCCTTAGAGCCCAAgtgcttctgcttctcttctatTTTCAGGCAGTATCTGGAAGTTAAGATGTTAAGTACGTGACATTCTGTGacgtttctgtttttttttaaaggagaattgATGGAAGCCATCAAGCGCGACTTTGGTTCCTTCGCAAACTTCAAGGAGAAGCTAACAGCTGTATCAGTTGGTGTTCAAGGATCAGGCTGGGGGTGGCTTGGCTATAACAAAGAGCAAGGGCGCCTACAGATAGCAGCTTGTGCAAATCAAGACCCTTTGCAAGGAACAACAGGTcaggtttctttccttcccctctgcttttcGTAGATTTCAGAGGCAAGCATACAAGATGGGAAAGGGAATTTTTAGACATGAAGAAGAAATAGCTGGATAAATTGGTTCACTTCTAGCAGAAGTGAAAAACAGttgcagcttttaaaatagCGTTTGTAAATCAGGACTTTGAAAATCTGTGGAGAGCAGTAGGGTTTACAGTCTGTCTAATCAAAAGGGAAATAGATGGGCCATACTGTGAAAGTGCGCGCTCTCAGACAGTTACGCTCCTTTGGGCTGTTTCTGAGTAATTGGAGTAGCTTGCCTGTAAGAGTATTGGGAAAAATAGTTCTGTTACATTTAGATTGTTTTCTCTGACAGGAGGTATTTACAGAACCAGTGCTCTGGGTGTAGGCCAGAcagcagcagaggggaagaTGCGTATAACAACTCTTTTCTTGAAACAGGGTTCTAGGTTTAAAATGGAAGGCTTATAGTGTGCTTCCTTACTATTGGTAGATAGTGATGGATGTCAATTAAATAACTTATTATagttataattattataataaaataacactTAAAATGGTCTGTGTGCTGCTTAtcactggtaaaaaaaaaaaatagttctagtGTTGAGACAAACAGTGATAAAGTGGGTAAATTTCACCCCTCCCCTCAATGAAAACTCCCCACTAAAAACCTCAACTAGAAAGATGTTTTAGCACAAAAGCAAGGAAAGTAATGAAACAGTTAATAACTTGTGATTAAAACACTGGAAACAAATATTGGTATGGCAAGAGATTCTTTTGTGGTGGtgtatttcaggaaaatacTTGCGTTCTTACATGTGCAAAAGATAAACCgtaaacttggaaaaaaaaaatgacttcagcTGGTTTCAGTTCTGTCTTCAAGCCAATTCTAGGGCATTCATAGGTTCTTATCCTAATCACTTCATTCAGCTTATACTATATGTGTGTGTGGAGAGCCAAAGGTAAAATGGCGCAATGAG
This genomic stretch from Anser cygnoides isolate HZ-2024a breed goose chromosome 3, Taihu_goose_T2T_genome, whole genome shotgun sequence harbors:
- the SOD2 gene encoding superoxide dismutase [Mn], mitochondrial isoform X2; amino-acid sequence: MLCRLASAGSRANLIAPLGCLVSRQKHTLPDLPYDYGALEPHINAEIMQLHHSKHHATYVNNLNVAEEKYKEALAKGDVTAQVSLQPALKFNGGGHINHTIFWTNLSPNGGGEPKGELMEAIKRDFGSFANFKEKLTAVSVGVQGSGWGWLGYNKEQGRLQIAACANQDPLQGTTGLIPLLGIDVWEHAYYLQYKNVRPDYLKAIWNVINWENVSSRYASCKK
- the SOD2 gene encoding superoxide dismutase [Mn], mitochondrial isoform X1, whose amino-acid sequence is MLCRLASAGRSRANLIAPLGCLVSRQKHTLPDLPYDYGALEPHINAEIMQLHHSKHHATYVNNLNVAEEKYKEALAKGDVTAQVSLQPALKFNGGGHINHTIFWTNLSPNGGGEPKGELMEAIKRDFGSFANFKEKLTAVSVGVQGSGWGWLGYNKEQGRLQIAACANQDPLQGTTGLIPLLGIDVWEHAYYLQYKNVRPDYLKAIWNVINWENVSSRYASCKK